In Deinococcus aestuarii, the genomic window CACCCCGAACGGCTGGTGCACCCGGCGCTCGACCGGCATCCGGGCCACCACCCGCTCACCGCTCGCCTCCAGAACCTCAATCCCCAGATGGTCCGGCAGGGCGCCGCGGGCCTGTTCGTTGAGCTGGGCAAGGAGTGTGGTCATGTCTCTCTCCTCTGCGGACGCAGGATCAGGCAGGTGGTCGTGGCGTGGGCGAACAGCCTGTCCCGGGCATCCAGCAGCCTGGCCTGTGCGGTGGCGACCTGGCGCGACACGCTCAGCACCTCGCCGACGGCGCGAACTTCCCCCATGCCGACGAGCAGGGGTCGCAGGTAATTCACCTTGAGTTCGAGGGTGGTGTAGCCCACGCCAGCGGGGAGCCGCGTGTGAATCGCGCAGCCGAGCGCGGAGTCGAGCAGCGTCGCATACACCCCGCCGTGGACGCTGCCGATGGGGTTGTAGTGG contains:
- a CDS encoding PaaI family thioesterase; amino-acid sequence: MTDRISPDPAPPPTPTRDELHQGARVRTYTWEDPLVGAEAARHLSGLDYLRAMVRGDFPGPPIAASLDFSLAREEDIEDGRVTFRMVPREFHYNPIGSVHGGVYATLLDSALGCAIHTRLPAGVGYTTLELKVNYLRPLLVGMGEVRAVGEVLSVSRQVATAQARLLDARDRLFAHATTTCLILRPQRRET